One window from the genome of Gimesia aquarii encodes:
- a CDS encoding VWA domain-containing protein codes for MRKLFHFTVLALVSLGLMNQPTQAKEKPQPTKTTQPSVELAILLDTSGSMQGLINQARSQLWKIVNELATAKQNGQVPVMKVALYEYGKSSLPASEGYMRQIMPLTENLDQLSEELFALKTNGGEEYCGHVIQAATNGLKWSDSDKSLKLIFIAGNEPFTQGKVDFKVACPAAIKKGITINTIFCGPEQTGIQTGWKEGALLADGSFLSINHGVQVVTPKTPYDRKLSELSRSINKTYLFYGSQKAKNESSASQLSADGLAGQSSPASSADRAAFKGSGRYRVKADLIDAIAGKKVKLQELKQEELPAELKKLTKKEQTAYIEKKQKERKAIQLQIQELTKKRNKFIADEMKKQQNQKKETTFDTAVIKALKSQAVKKNFQFQSE; via the coding sequence ATGCGCAAACTTTTTCATTTCACAGTGTTAGCTTTAGTGTCTTTAGGCTTGATGAATCAACCAACTCAAGCAAAGGAAAAACCGCAACCGACGAAAACCACGCAGCCTTCTGTCGAATTAGCGATTCTGCTTGATACCAGTGGTAGTATGCAAGGCTTGATTAATCAGGCACGCTCACAGCTTTGGAAAATTGTCAATGAATTGGCCACCGCTAAACAGAATGGGCAAGTTCCTGTGATGAAAGTGGCCTTGTATGAATATGGGAAAAGTAGTCTTCCGGCCAGTGAAGGTTACATGCGACAAATTATGCCGCTTACAGAAAACCTGGATCAACTTTCTGAAGAATTATTTGCTCTGAAGACAAATGGCGGTGAAGAATATTGTGGACATGTCATTCAGGCAGCCACGAATGGTCTTAAGTGGAGTGATTCTGACAAAAGTCTGAAGTTGATTTTTATTGCAGGGAACGAACCGTTTACTCAAGGAAAAGTTGACTTCAAGGTGGCATGCCCGGCTGCTATCAAAAAAGGAATCACCATTAATACGATCTTTTGTGGACCAGAACAAACGGGAATTCAAACAGGATGGAAAGAGGGCGCTCTTTTGGCAGATGGGTCTTTTTTGAGCATCAATCACGGGGTTCAGGTTGTGACTCCCAAAACACCCTATGATCGAAAATTGAGCGAACTAAGTCGGAGTATCAATAAAACCTACCTCTTTTACGGTTCTCAAAAAGCGAAGAATGAATCAAGTGCCAGTCAGCTTTCCGCTGACGGACTGGCAGGACAGTCAAGTCCCGCTTCCAGTGCCGACCGTGCTGCCTTTAAAGGATCGGGACGTTACCGCGTCAAAGCAGATTTAATCGATGCAATTGCCGGTAAAAAAGTCAAGCTGCAAGAATTGAAGCAAGAAGAACTTCCCGCCGAACTGAAAAAGTTGACGAAAAAAGAGCAGACTGCTTATATCGAGAAAAAACAGAAAGAGCGAAAAGCGATTCAGCTTCAGATTCAAGAACTCACCAAAAAACGAAACAAGTTCATTGCGGATGAAATGAAGAAGCAGCAGAACCAGAAAAAAGAAACCACGTTTGATACCGCTGTCATCAAAGCTTTGAAATCTCAGGCTGTGAAAAAGAATTTTCAGTTTCAATCTGAATGA
- a CDS encoding ion transporter, with protein MADKNTAQETKKQAWRESLYEIIFEADTPAGKYFDVVLLIAILTSVFVIMLESVESIDARFKNGFTYAEWFFTILFTFEYGARILCARRPIRYIFSFYGIVDLLSILPTYVLVLESYGMESDELHRLGVIRALRLLRAFRIFKLGHMLSGAAELREAIWATRSKITVFLATVVIAVVIEGAALHLIEGPENPGFSSIPQSMYWAIVTMTTVGYGDATPETPLGKCLAAIIMVLGYSLIIVPTGLVTAELAHAGGNFTATRITTQVCPECMKEGHEVDATFCKFCGSRL; from the coding sequence ATGGCTGATAAGAATACTGCTCAAGAGACTAAAAAACAGGCTTGGCGTGAAAGCTTGTATGAGATCATTTTCGAAGCAGACACACCCGCCGGTAAATATTTTGATGTTGTCCTCTTGATCGCGATTCTAACAAGTGTTTTCGTCATCATGTTGGAGAGTGTTGAATCCATTGATGCCCGATTTAAGAATGGGTTTACCTACGCCGAGTGGTTTTTTACAATTTTGTTTACCTTCGAATATGGAGCACGCATTCTTTGTGCTCGTCGACCAATACGCTATATCTTCAGCTTTTATGGTATTGTGGATCTACTTTCCATCTTACCTACATATGTGCTCGTTCTTGAATCATATGGAATGGAGTCAGATGAGCTTCATCGACTCGGGGTGATTCGTGCACTTCGTCTGTTGCGCGCCTTCCGTATCTTTAAGTTAGGGCACATGTTGTCGGGAGCGGCTGAATTACGAGAAGCGATTTGGGCGACTCGTTCAAAAATTACAGTCTTTCTAGCCACTGTTGTGATAGCTGTCGTCATTGAAGGCGCCGCGCTGCACTTAATCGAAGGTCCTGAAAATCCTGGTTTCAGTTCCATTCCCCAAAGTATGTATTGGGCAATTGTCACGATGACTACAGTTGGTTATGGTGATGCCACACCAGAAACTCCCCTTGGAAAATGTCTGGCGGCAATCATCATGGTCCTGGGCTATAGTCTCATTATTGTTCCAACAGGACTTGTGACGGCAGAATTAGCACATGCCGGAGGTAATTTTACAGCAACTCGAATTACGACCCAGGTTTGTCCGGAATGTATGAAAGAAGGGCACGAAGTGGATGCTACTTTCTGCAAATTCTGTGGATCACGTCTCTAA